From a region of the Osmia lignaria lignaria isolate PbOS001 chromosome 1, iyOsmLign1, whole genome shotgun sequence genome:
- the LOC143305326 gene encoding ubiquitin-conjugating enzyme E2Q-like protein 1 isoform X2 — translation MSTRSKEKVVAAFRKFFRSSEKISEQDGASSSTSSPSRKLLSRHHRPDAVTPADGALSDNPGASNSSHGSCFFKSKKSSGSSAQGIIAVPDKRVRLRRLMKELSEIQRTQHRLESTFTAELVNDNLFEWHVRLHKIDPESELAADMRELNIPYILLHVVFPENFPFAPPFMRVISPRIEKGFVMEGGAICMELLTPRGWASAYTIEAVITQFAASIVKGQVKSS, via the exons ATGTCTACGAGATCAAAGGAAAAGGTAGTCGCAGCATTTCGGAAGTTTTTCCGATCCTCCGAGAAAATCTCGGAACAAGACGGAGCGAGTAGCTCGACGAGTTCACCATCGAGGAAGCTTTTAAGTCGACACCATCGTCCTGACGCAGTTACACCAGCTGATGGTGCACTGTCGGATAACCCGGGTGCCAGTAATTCCAGTCATGGGAGTTGTTTTTTCAAATCAAAGAAATCTTCCGGCAGCTCCGCTCAG GGAATTATTGCAGTTCCAGATAAAAGGGTTCGTTTGCGTAGATTGATGAAGGAGCTCAGCGAAATCCAGAGAACACAGCATCGATTGGAGTCAACCTTCACTGCAGAACTAGTCAATGACAATTTATTTGAATGGCACGTGAGACTGCATAAAATTGATCCAGAAAGTGAACTAGCAGCTGACATGAGAGAACTCAACATACCTTATATACTTCTCCATGTGGTGTTTCCAGAGAACTTTCCATTCGCACCACCTTTTATGCGTGTTATTTCTCCGCGAATCGAGAAAGGTTTTGTAATGGAGGGTGGCGCTATTTGTATGGAACTTCTTACACCGAGGGGATGGGCTAGTGCATATACCATTGAAGCTGTCATCACACAGTTTGCAGCTAGTATCGTTAAGGGCCAGGTGAAATCATCTTAG
- the LOC117606341 gene encoding transmembrane protein 231-like: protein MAVIEIFSTSVHYKYKSKLCSLSFLIVLFITILSLLTPFFIIYNAGGFSLKNRVYIERPDVLFNYKYLLLVDRGYNVSPIVCSTFTTYKDNKITDDCILVKVQEIDTNTDGKKDILKLEAHFYTNVPVRSCKLLLFFNFRLKQLFEVTIESITLFAHVLDEEVQKVQFYGDLMLQQKGLLTNEGLYETYNQSIEMAHYSLAELLLQSANRKFAAKINNEYVTKQVGRSSENTVVVCAEIIYRDSLIHYQPSFWEELKWAWVQYLSCLLVLAYIVKHTMVFLFSKRYLNSYVVIPWREK, encoded by the exons ATGGcagttattgaaattttttcaactTCTGTTCATTATAAATACAAAAGTAAACTATGTTCTCTTAGTTTCTTAATTGTACTGTTTATCACAATTTTATCGTTGCTTACACCATTTTTTATCATCTACAATGCAGGAG GCTTCTCATTAAAAAATCGCGTATACATAGAAAGACCggatgtattatttaattataaatatttattattagtagaCAGAGGCTACAATGTTAGTCCCATAGTTTGTTCGACTTTTACAACATacaaagataataaaattacaGATGACTGCATACTAGTGAAG gtTCAAGAAATAGATACAAATACTGATGGTAAAaaggatattttaaaattagagGCTCATTTTTATACAAACGTACCTGTTAGATCTTGTAAGCTTTtactcttttttaattttcgattAAAG CAATTGTTTGAAGTAACGATTGAGTCTATTACACTTTTTGCTCATGTGTTGGATGAAGAAGTACAGAAAGTACAGTTCTATGGAGACTTAATGCTACAGCAAAAGGGCCTTCTTACCAATGAAGGTTTATATGAAACTTACAATCAGAGCATAGAAATGGCTCATTATTCATTAGCAGAGTTACTTTTGCAAAGTGCTAATAGAAAAT ttGCAGCTAAAATAAACAACGAATATGTAACAAAGCAAGTAGGTCGTTCCAGTGAAAACACAGTAGTTGTTTGCGCAGAAATAATCTATAGAGACAGTTTAATTCATTATCAACCCAGTTTTTGGGAGGAATTGAAATGGGCATGGGTTCAGTATTTATCCTGCCTTCTTGTTTTAGCTTACATAGTGAAGCATACGATggttttcttattttcaaaacGATATTTGAACAGTTACGTTGTAATACCATggagagaaaaataa
- the LOC143305326 gene encoding ubiquitin-conjugating enzyme E2Q-like protein 1 isoform X1 has translation MSTRSKEKVVAAFRKFFRSSEKISEQDGASSSTSSPSRKLLSRHHRPDAVTPADGALSDNPGASNSSHGSCFFKSKKSSGSSAQGIIAVPDKRVRLRRLMKELSEIQRTQHRLESTFTAELVNDNLFEWHVRLHKIDPESELAADMRELNIPYILLHVVFPENFPFAPPFMRVISPRIEKGFVMEGGAICMELLTPRGWASAYTIEAVITQFAASIVKGQGRVARKSKTNKEFNRRSAEESFRSLVKTHEKYGWVTPPLAEG, from the exons ATGTCTACGAGATCAAAGGAAAAGGTAGTCGCAGCATTTCGGAAGTTTTTCCGATCCTCCGAGAAAATCTCGGAACAAGACGGAGCGAGTAGCTCGACGAGTTCACCATCGAGGAAGCTTTTAAGTCGACACCATCGTCCTGACGCAGTTACACCAGCTGATGGTGCACTGTCGGATAACCCGGGTGCCAGTAATTCCAGTCATGGGAGTTGTTTTTTCAAATCAAAGAAATCTTCCGGCAGCTCCGCTCAG GGAATTATTGCAGTTCCAGATAAAAGGGTTCGTTTGCGTAGATTGATGAAGGAGCTCAGCGAAATCCAGAGAACACAGCATCGATTGGAGTCAACCTTCACTGCAGAACTAGTCAATGACAATTTATTTGAATGGCACGTGAGACTGCATAAAATTGATCCAGAAAGTGAACTAGCAGCTGACATGAGAGAACTCAACATACCTTATATACTTCTCCATGTGGTGTTTCCAGAGAACTTTCCATTCGCACCACCTTTTATGCGTGTTATTTCTCCGCGAATCGAGAAAGGTTTTGTAATGGAGGGTGGCGCTATTTGTATGGAACTTCTTACACCGAGGGGATGGGCTAGTGCATATACCATTGAAGCTGTCATCACACAGTTTGCAGCTAGTATCGTTAAGGGCCAG GGGCGTGTGGCAAGGAAATCGAAGACGAACAAAGAATTTAATAGACGTTCTGCTGAAGAATCCTTCAGGAGTCTTGTAAAAACTCATGAAAAGTACGGTTGGGTTACGCCGCCACTAGCAGAGGGTTAA